A genomic window from Sphingobacterium spiritivorum includes:
- a CDS encoding glycoside hydrolase family 18 has translation MKRKINLKMLVFSTCCMWALTLILISCEKWTETEAVKIEDPDIRTQNPELYAAYLANLKAYKSSKHKIVYGWFDNRVKTPVNRGQHIENVPDSVDFVVLKSADNLTDRELQQMDALRNEKGTKVIFGFDYDGTKLAYDLRMDELKKEGKLTGSEKDFETYLSDTLQYTLQLIDKYKYDGIIAGYRGKSSTHMTDSEKETYSKREKIYLDLVSKWYSANKGKVLVFEGYPQNLTDKTILASCLHIILPDLDVKGKDKLSYNILMTNVEGVPTDRYIVTASTVSLDKTDTKTGIFSDGSRALAVTAGWAATTHSGYTVSGLGIYNMNNDYFNTYKVYQYTREAINTLNPSIIK, from the coding sequence ATGAAAAGAAAAATTAATTTAAAAATGTTGGTCTTCTCCACATGTTGTATGTGGGCATTGACCCTTATATTGATTTCATGTGAAAAGTGGACGGAAACAGAGGCTGTCAAAATAGAAGATCCGGATATCAGGACGCAAAATCCTGAACTCTATGCGGCCTATCTTGCTAATTTGAAAGCGTACAAAAGTTCTAAGCATAAAATTGTTTATGGTTGGTTTGATAATCGCGTCAAAACACCTGTCAACAGAGGTCAACATATAGAAAATGTACCTGATAGTGTGGATTTCGTAGTGTTGAAATCAGCCGATAACCTGACAGACCGCGAATTGCAGCAGATGGATGCTCTTAGAAATGAAAAGGGTACAAAGGTGATCTTCGGATTTGATTATGACGGGACTAAATTAGCCTATGATCTCAGAATGGATGAGCTCAAAAAGGAAGGGAAATTAACGGGATCTGAAAAGGATTTTGAGACTTATCTTTCTGATACTTTACAGTATACCCTGCAATTGATAGATAAATATAAATATGATGGAATCATAGCAGGTTACAGAGGGAAGAGTTCCACGCATATGACTGACAGTGAAAAGGAAACTTACAGTAAACGGGAAAAAATCTATCTCGATCTTGTTAGTAAGTGGTACAGCGCTAATAAAGGAAAAGTTCTTGTGTTTGAGGGATATCCTCAAAATCTGACAGATAAAACTATTCTTGCTTCCTGCTTACATATAATACTGCCTGATCTGGATGTAAAAGGTAAAGATAAGCTGTCATATAATATCCTTATGACAAATGTGGAAGGCGTACCTACAGATCGTTATATTGTTACAGCTTCTACTGTTTCTCTGGATAAAACGGACACCAAGACCGGAATATTTTCGGATGGTTCGCGTGCCCTTGCTGTAACTGCCGGTTGGGCAGCAACGACACATAGCGGATATACAGTTTCGGGACTGGGTATATACAATATGAACAATGATTATTTTAATACCTACAAAGTATATCAGTATACACGCGAGGCTATTAATACCCTAAATCCGTCTATAATTAAATGA
- a CDS encoding RagB/SusD family nutrient uptake outer membrane protein — translation MKMNNSLGIYLIGAMLILQSCTKSFEKYNTDPKGSTQEEVERDGYILASALTGMQAWVIPLDVNTCQFTECLLGGSYGGYLSDSNNGFNGKNFATYNPEENWLRVPFNDVIPNIFIRNVKVKSVTQDPIPAAVADIIKVLSISRVSSIYGPIPYSKIGAEGALNAPYDSEEEVYTKMFAELDAAIAVLTLRRTENFTPKADIVFGGNVIKWIKLANSLKLRLAMRILSANPSLAKTKAEEAVQHEIGPMLSNEDNAFAQPVSKNPFRVVMYEYNNGDSRISADITSYMNGYKDPRREKYFTVSTFTGNITNGYLGLRSGISIPSGENVKRYTNMNVGNTDKVLWMNAAEVAFLRAEGALRGWNMGTAAMAGSTPAEGFYKTGINLSFNQWGAAGATAYTEDSRSVATSYIDPLGAFSNTGSTSMITIKWNSAADMEQNLERIITQKWIANFPLGIEAWTEYRRTGYPKLMSVLQNNSGGRVNSQRMARRLPYPQDEYTENAVNVQNAVSTYLKGPDEMGTDLWWAKK, via the coding sequence ATGAAAATGAATAATTCACTCGGAATATATCTCATTGGTGCTATGCTGATCCTGCAATCCTGCACCAAGAGTTTTGAAAAATACAATACAGATCCGAAAGGCTCTACTCAGGAAGAAGTGGAACGTGATGGCTATATCCTTGCTTCTGCGTTGACAGGTATGCAGGCCTGGGTAATTCCATTAGATGTCAATACCTGTCAGTTTACTGAATGTCTGCTTGGCGGATCCTATGGGGGGTATCTTTCAGACTCTAATAACGGGTTTAACGGAAAGAATTTTGCGACCTATAATCCGGAAGAAAATTGGCTTAGAGTACCTTTTAACGATGTAATTCCAAATATTTTTATTCGCAATGTGAAGGTGAAAAGTGTTACGCAGGATCCTATTCCGGCAGCCGTAGCAGATATTATTAAGGTGTTGTCTATTTCAAGAGTCTCCAGTATATATGGTCCTATTCCTTACTCAAAAATAGGTGCTGAGGGAGCTTTGAATGCACCTTACGATTCAGAAGAAGAGGTTTATACCAAGATGTTTGCCGAACTGGATGCAGCGATTGCTGTATTAACATTACGCCGAACAGAAAATTTTACCCCTAAAGCGGATATTGTATTTGGCGGAAATGTAATCAAGTGGATCAAATTAGCAAACTCCTTAAAGCTAAGACTGGCTATGCGCATCTTATCTGCTAATCCCTCTCTGGCAAAAACTAAGGCTGAAGAAGCGGTACAACATGAAATAGGTCCTATGCTCTCCAATGAGGATAACGCATTTGCACAGCCTGTTTCTAAAAATCCGTTTCGGGTAGTCATGTATGAGTATAATAACGGAGATTCCCGTATTTCAGCAGACATTACTTCCTATATGAACGGTTACAAAGATCCGAGACGTGAGAAGTATTTTACAGTATCCACTTTTACCGGAAATATTACAAACGGATATTTGGGTTTACGTTCAGGAATTTCCATTCCCAGTGGCGAAAACGTAAAGAGGTACACCAATATGAATGTCGGGAATACGGATAAAGTCCTCTGGATGAACGCTGCAGAGGTCGCATTTCTAAGAGCTGAAGGAGCATTAAGAGGCTGGAACATGGGTACAGCAGCTATGGCAGGGTCGACTCCGGCAGAAGGATTCTATAAAACAGGGATTAATTTATCATTTAATCAATGGGGAGCGGCAGGAGCAACTGCATATACAGAGGATAGCAGAAGTGTTGCTACATCGTATATAGATCCTTTAGGGGCATTTTCGAATACCGGTTCTACAAGTATGATTACCATTAAGTGGAATTCGGCAGCTGATATGGAACAAAATCTGGAACGGATCATTACCCAAAAGTGGATTGCCAATTTTCCATTAGGTATTGAAGCCTGGACAGAATACCGTCGTACCGGATATCCTAAACTGATGAGTGTATTACAGAATAACAGTGGCGGACGTGTGAACTCTCAGCGTATGGCACGCAGACTCCCTTATCCGCAGGATGAATACACGGAAAATGCTGTTAATGTGCAGAATGCAGTAAGTACTTATCTGAAAGGACCGGATGAAATGGGAACTGATTTATGGTGGGCAAAAAAGTAA
- a CDS encoding SusC/RagA family TonB-linked outer membrane protein, which produces MRLNVFKLARAMCVALMVTYCSISAAGQGVVTLKKQKIRASELIKIINKQTGYNILYSNQIFNDKKILNVEFDGADIHKVMNILLDQSGLHYKIKDNTILINQISQAEESSSFKNANSFQQGVSGKISDDKGEPLQGASVSIKGTNIGISTDAEGRFTLAPAKVNDVLEIRFVGYQAKSYTITSTTQPVELSLTAEDNMLDAVVVTALGIKRSEKALSYNVQQVKEDDLTRVKDVNFINALSGKVAGVTINSSSSGIGGASKVVMRGSKAIDQTNNTLYVIDGIPIHNYSGEEGKEFSSSGTSESIADINPEDIESMSVLTGAAAAALYGSRAANGAIVINTKKGKIGKTTLSLSQNTEILDAFVLPKFQNRFGTGSSLFQNTNDKSWGKALNSSNFMGYSPDKDYFKTGVIATENISFSTGNEKNQTYVSAAAVNSEGIIPNNKYDRYNFTFRNTSKFLNDRMILDVGGSYIKQQDQNMTNQGTYSNPLVTAYLFPRGDDWNDIKMYERYDTQRKIYTQYWPQGLNEFTGQNPYWINYRNLRNNNKDRYMLNANLEYKVLDWLSLAGRVRIDNANTEYSEKLYASTNTTLAEGSENGLYGIKEIKDKQLYTDFMANINKTFNDFSLQANVGAILTDARQNFIQNRGPIRPNGIPNKFNIAQLDYENTKHRDEGWRDQTQSVFASAEVGYKGAYYLTLTGRNDWASQLAGPKSRATSFFYPSVGTSIILSEIFNMPEEIEYLKLRGSFASIGLPFPRFIANPVYDWDETIQQYKDKTNYPMTDLKPERTDSWELGISTRFLKGFNLDLSVYDTKTYNQTFDPKISVSSMYTTLYVQTGSVRNRGIELGLGYQKQWADVNWASNYTFSANRNKILELVRNYQHPETGAIINKDRLDVGGLSQARFILKEGGTLGDMYSLSDLQRDSNGDIYIDQDGRIAVNNKVGDIKLGSIFPKANMAWRNDFSWKNFRAGFMFSARLGGIVYSATQAALDQYGVSEVSALARENGGVLLNGGDLVDAETWYTTIGGKSGLPQYYTYSATNVRLQEASIGYTIPKARFWNLGEMSLTLVGRNLWMIYNKAPYDPESTASTGNYYQGIDNFMTPSTRNVGVNVRLKF; this is translated from the coding sequence ATGAGGTTAAATGTTTTTAAACTAGCCCGGGCTATGTGCGTGGCTTTAATGGTCACCTATTGCTCTATTTCGGCTGCCGGACAAGGTGTAGTGACCCTTAAAAAGCAAAAAATACGAGCATCAGAACTTATTAAAATTATTAATAAGCAGACAGGATATAATATCTTATACTCTAATCAGATCTTTAATGATAAAAAAATACTTAATGTAGAATTTGATGGGGCAGACATCCATAAAGTCATGAATATTCTGCTTGATCAATCCGGTCTTCACTATAAGATCAAGGATAATACGATCTTAATCAACCAAATCAGCCAGGCAGAGGAATCTTCTTCTTTTAAAAATGCTAATTCGTTTCAGCAAGGGGTTTCCGGAAAAATTTCGGATGATAAAGGGGAACCCCTTCAGGGAGCTTCAGTGTCTATAAAAGGAACTAACATCGGGATATCTACAGATGCGGAAGGTCGTTTTACATTGGCTCCGGCCAAAGTAAATGATGTGCTTGAGATACGTTTTGTGGGTTATCAGGCGAAGAGTTATACGATTACTTCTACAACTCAACCTGTAGAACTATCACTGACGGCAGAAGATAATATGCTGGATGCGGTGGTCGTGACCGCCTTAGGTATAAAGCGGTCGGAGAAGGCCTTGAGTTATAATGTTCAACAGGTCAAGGAAGACGATCTGACGCGTGTCAAAGATGTAAATTTTATCAATGCGCTTTCCGGAAAAGTAGCAGGTGTAACCATAAACAGCAGTTCCTCCGGTATCGGAGGCGCCAGCAAAGTGGTTATGCGTGGTTCAAAGGCTATCGATCAGACCAATAATACATTATATGTAATTGATGGTATTCCTATTCATAATTACAGCGGGGAAGAAGGCAAGGAATTCAGTTCGTCAGGTACATCAGAATCTATCGCGGATATCAATCCCGAAGATATCGAATCGATGTCTGTACTGACAGGAGCTGCTGCCGCTGCATTATACGGAAGCCGTGCTGCCAACGGTGCAATAGTAATCAACACTAAAAAAGGAAAGATAGGAAAGACTACACTTTCTCTGTCGCAGAATACGGAAATATTGGATGCTTTTGTCCTGCCTAAATTCCAGAACAGATTCGGTACCGGAAGCAGCTTGTTTCAGAATACAAATGATAAAAGCTGGGGAAAGGCATTGAATTCTTCCAATTTTATGGGATATTCTCCGGATAAGGATTATTTCAAAACAGGTGTTATCGCGACCGAGAATATTTCATTTTCTACAGGGAATGAAAAAAATCAAACCTATGTTTCTGCTGCTGCAGTCAATTCGGAGGGAATAATTCCGAATAATAAATATGACCGTTACAATTTTACATTCCGTAACACCTCCAAGTTTTTAAATGATAGAATGATATTGGATGTAGGAGGCAGTTACATCAAACAGCAGGATCAGAATATGACTAATCAGGGGACCTATTCAAACCCTCTTGTGACCGCTTATCTTTTTCCTCGTGGTGATGATTGGAATGACATCAAAATGTACGAACGCTATGATACGCAGCGTAAGATATATACCCAATACTGGCCACAGGGACTGAATGAATTTACAGGACAAAATCCATACTGGATCAATTACCGTAATCTGCGTAATAATAATAAAGACAGGTATATGCTTAATGCGAATCTGGAGTATAAAGTGTTAGACTGGCTGAGTCTTGCAGGACGTGTGCGTATCGATAATGCAAATACGGAATATTCAGAAAAATTATACGCTTCTACAAATACAACACTTGCTGAAGGATCTGAAAATGGTCTGTATGGTATAAAGGAAATAAAAGACAAACAGTTGTACACAGATTTTATGGCCAACATTAATAAGACATTCAATGACTTTTCTTTGCAGGCCAATGTGGGGGCTATTTTGACGGATGCCCGTCAGAATTTTATTCAGAACCGTGGACCTATACGACCAAACGGTATTCCGAATAAATTTAATATTGCGCAGTTGGATTATGAAAATACCAAACATCGGGATGAGGGATGGCGGGATCAGACACAGTCTGTCTTTGCGAGTGCTGAAGTGGGGTACAAAGGAGCATATTATCTGACATTGACCGGAAGAAATGACTGGGCTTCACAACTTGCCGGACCTAAATCCAGGGCAACTTCATTTTTCTATCCTTCCGTTGGAACTTCAATTATTCTTTCCGAGATATTTAATATGCCGGAGGAAATCGAATACCTGAAATTAAGAGGTTCATTTGCTTCTATTGGGTTGCCTTTTCCACGCTTTATTGCCAACCCTGTATATGATTGGGATGAAACAATCCAGCAATACAAGGATAAGACAAACTATCCCATGACGGATCTGAAGCCTGAACGTACAGATTCATGGGAGCTGGGTATTTCAACCCGTTTTCTAAAAGGTTTTAATCTCGACCTGAGTGTATATGATACGAAGACCTACAACCAGACTTTCGATCCCAAAATCTCCGTATCTTCTATGTACACTACTTTGTATGTGCAGACCGGAAGTGTCAGAAACAGAGGAATAGAGCTAGGACTGGGATATCAAAAACAGTGGGCCGATGTGAACTGGGCTTCCAATTATACATTCAGCGCCAATAGAAATAAGATTCTGGAACTGGTACGCAACTATCAGCACCCGGAGACCGGAGCGATTATTAATAAGGACCGGCTGGATGTAGGAGGACTTTCTCAGGCACGCTTTATTTTGAAAGAAGGAGGTACGCTGGGCGATATGTATTCCTTGTCGGATCTTCAACGCGATAGCAATGGCGATATCTATATCGATCAGGATGGAAGAATAGCAGTGAACAACAAGGTCGGTGATATCAAATTGGGTAGTATTTTTCCGAAAGCAAATATGGCCTGGAGAAATGATTTCTCATGGAAAAATTTCAGAGCCGGATTTATGTTCTCCGCACGTCTGGGAGGAATTGTTTATTCTGCAACACAAGCTGCCTTAGATCAGTACGGAGTATCTGAAGTATCTGCTCTGGCAAGAGAAAACGGCGGAGTCTTACTTAATGGCGGAGATCTTGTGGATGCCGAAACCTGGTACACAACTATAGGAGGAAAAAGCGGATTGCCGCAATATTATACTTATAGCGCAACAAATGTAAGACTGCAGGAAGCCAGTATCGGTTATACCATCCCAAAAGCTCGTTTTTGGAATCTGGGAGAAATGTCGCTTACGCTGGTAGGGCGTAATCTTTGGATGATTTATAACAAGGCACCGTACGATCCTGAATCTACAGCAAGTACAGGAAACTATTATCAGGGTATTGACAATTTTATGACGCCAAGTACAAGAAATGTAGGTGTCAATGTCAGACTTAAATTTTAA